One region of Elusimicrobiota bacterium genomic DNA includes:
- a CDS encoding transferase: protein MKRFLCTTALEETWGEDRQPVLFLGEWCRRHSRRERWGRMNAEVLPYHWDDRARLHEDYLYLRDLHERLLIETARQLNQIHDVNHGTRYWRILLGPWLGYFTQMLFDRWRSIQQAVGQHELSGTIVLSGLESALVPNDMSEFDRLYCTDEWNHHIYSAILQRSTSVPCLVKPCHGLADGWCAAPSSAGDRRLKESLADSYVKAASFLSRDSDAFFMATYLPAREEMRLHLRLGQVPQKWRLVPAVRTAVDPGRRRWILSGENSPEFEACLRSLIPRQIPTAYLEGYRGLLGQVDALPWPKKPKLIWTSSPFSDEVFKAWAAARVERGSALVIGQEGGHYGTGLWSFVEEHAIAISDRYLSWGWEEPDQPKVSAVGQFKRKAPLGVRHAQQPGALLVTVAHPRQSHHLFSGLVSRQWLDYFEDQCSFVQSLPASIQEALTVRLYPYDLGWDQASRWRDRFPGLRLDEGRSDIDERIRESRLYISTYNSTTFLESFTMDVPTIIYWNQNHWELRPSAVPFFDDLARAGIFHATPESAARKAAAVWDDVDAWWASRTVRDALGRFKERYCRLPSDLVGRVERALRESMPAAGKIGAL, encoded by the coding sequence ATGAAACGCTTCTTGTGCACCACGGCGCTGGAGGAAACCTGGGGAGAAGACCGCCAGCCGGTTCTATTTCTCGGCGAATGGTGCCGGCGCCATTCCCGTAGAGAGCGCTGGGGGCGGATGAACGCCGAGGTTTTGCCTTATCATTGGGACGACCGCGCGCGGCTCCACGAGGATTACCTGTATTTGAGGGATCTTCACGAGCGTCTGCTTATTGAGACGGCGCGCCAGCTCAACCAGATACACGATGTGAATCATGGAACGCGCTACTGGCGCATATTGCTCGGGCCCTGGCTGGGCTATTTCACGCAAATGCTGTTCGACCGCTGGAGATCCATCCAGCAGGCCGTCGGCCAGCACGAGCTGTCCGGGACCATCGTGCTTTCGGGCTTGGAAAGCGCCCTCGTGCCCAACGATATGTCCGAGTTCGACCGGCTTTACTGCACAGACGAATGGAACCACCATATTTATTCCGCCATTCTGCAGCGGTCCACCTCCGTCCCATGCCTCGTGAAGCCGTGCCATGGTCTCGCGGATGGCTGGTGCGCCGCGCCGTCCTCCGCCGGCGACCGCAGGCTCAAGGAGAGCCTCGCAGATTCCTACGTTAAGGCCGCGTCTTTTCTTAGCCGGGATAGCGACGCCTTCTTTATGGCCACTTATCTGCCGGCCCGGGAGGAAATGCGCTTGCACCTGCGCTTGGGTCAAGTGCCGCAAAAATGGCGCCTGGTTCCGGCGGTCCGGACCGCCGTGGATCCCGGTCGGCGGCGCTGGATTCTCAGCGGGGAAAACAGCCCCGAGTTCGAGGCCTGCCTCCGCTCATTGATCCCTCGGCAGATTCCGACGGCGTATCTGGAAGGCTACCGCGGGCTCTTGGGGCAGGTGGACGCGCTGCCTTGGCCGAAGAAGCCTAAATTGATTTGGACCAGCAGCCCTTTTTCAGACGAGGTTTTCAAGGCATGGGCCGCGGCGAGAGTCGAGCGCGGGTCCGCTCTCGTGATAGGGCAGGAGGGCGGGCATTACGGAACCGGGCTTTGGTCTTTCGTCGAAGAGCATGCGATCGCGATAAGCGATCGCTATTTAAGCTGGGGCTGGGAGGAGCCGGACCAGCCCAAGGTCAGCGCCGTGGGCCAATTCAAGCGCAAAGCGCCCTTGGGCGTTCGCCATGCGCAGCAGCCTGGCGCCTTGCTGGTCACCGTCGCGCATCCACGCCAGAGCCATCACTTATTCAGCGGCTTGGTTTCCCGCCAGTGGCTCGATTATTTCGAGGATCAGTGCTCCTTCGTCCAGAGCCTCCCCGCCTCCATTCAAGAAGCGTTAACCGTCCGCCTGTATCCCTACGACCTGGGCTGGGATCAAGCCTCGCGCTGGCGGGACCGTTTCCCCGGCCTTCGTCTGGATGAGGGCCGCTCCGATATTGATGAGAGGATTCGCGAGAGCCGGCTCTATATCTCCACCTACAACTCCACGACGTTCCTGGAGTCATTTACCATGGATGTGCCGACGATCATCTATTGGAACCAGAATCATTGGGAGCTGCGCCCCTCCGCCGTCCCCTTTTTCGATGACCTCGCGCGCGCGGGAATATTCCATGCGACTCCCGAATCCGCCGCGCGGAAAGCGGCCGCCGTCTGGGATGACGTTGACGCCTGGTGGGCGAGCCGGACCGTCCGGGACGCGCTGGGCCGCTTCAAGGAGCGCTATTGCCGCTTGCCGAGCGATCTCGTGGGTCGGGTCGAGCGGGCCCTCCGGGAAAGTATGCCGGCCGCGGGGAAGATCGGGGCGCTATGA
- a CDS encoding SGNH/GDSL hydrolase family protein: MPSRSEKILIAASLALAVLLAEALCQLNYKLREGHWLAQAKHTFYVNCVMPVADAREYTLRPGYRDRSVTVDAMGFREPAPAPGSKTLCLIGDSIIFGVDVADEESYPSALGRLLASQGSCLRVLNAGVPSYNLSQAFLRLHADVLPRYRPRLLVVEAFNDIALAAYYKQGWTAERTWSDLRWKPLWRLRLVEPLLRGLRDNLASFYYLSQLSRLRHASRVDDISDYDDPADKMLGHVESLLSRELSLPELKGVPVVLVACDPFYYQTARRGKNEGLPLWRRYNKSGFTTGRLISKYNDVLRKVAARRSGTYFFDSRSIMDATERSRMYLDFVHLSAEGNTVMAEALYRFLSRNDLLATGCAGRLPRR; the protein is encoded by the coding sequence ATGCCGAGCCGTTCCGAGAAAATCCTCATCGCGGCGTCCCTCGCGCTCGCGGTTCTGTTGGCCGAGGCCTTGTGCCAGCTCAACTACAAGCTTCGGGAGGGGCACTGGCTGGCCCAGGCCAAGCATACCTTTTACGTCAACTGCGTCATGCCGGTGGCAGACGCGCGGGAATACACTTTGCGGCCGGGGTATCGGGACAGGTCCGTCACGGTCGATGCCATGGGTTTTCGCGAGCCCGCGCCGGCCCCGGGGAGTAAAACTCTCTGCCTCATCGGAGACTCCATTATTTTCGGCGTGGACGTGGCCGATGAGGAGTCTTACCCGAGCGCCTTGGGGCGCCTGCTCGCCTCGCAAGGCTCATGTCTTCGGGTCCTCAACGCGGGGGTTCCCTCATACAATCTGAGCCAAGCTTTCTTGAGGCTCCACGCGGACGTCCTGCCCAGGTACCGGCCGCGCCTCCTCGTGGTGGAGGCCTTCAACGATATCGCCTTGGCCGCCTACTACAAGCAGGGCTGGACCGCGGAGCGAACCTGGTCCGATCTGCGCTGGAAGCCGTTGTGGCGCCTGAGGCTGGTGGAGCCCCTGTTGAGGGGGCTCAGGGATAACCTGGCCTCTTTCTACTACCTCTCCCAGCTCAGCCGCCTGCGCCACGCCAGCCGGGTTGATGACATTTCGGACTATGACGATCCGGCCGATAAAATGCTGGGCCATGTCGAGTCTTTGCTTTCCCGGGAGCTGTCCTTGCCGGAGCTCAAGGGCGTGCCGGTTGTCTTGGTGGCCTGCGATCCCTTCTACTATCAAACCGCGCGGAGGGGGAAAAACGAGGGCCTTCCGTTATGGAGGCGCTATAACAAGAGCGGATTCACCACGGGGCGCCTCATCTCCAAGTACAACGACGTCTTGAGGAAAGTGGCGGCAAGGCGCTCCGGAACGTATTTCTTCGATTCTCGCTCCATAATGGACGCGACAGAACGGAGTCGGATGTATCTGGATTTCGTGCATCTTTCAGCCGAAGGCAATACGGTCATGGCCGAGGCCCTCTACCGTTTTTTATCCCGTAATGATTTGTTGGCAACCGGCTGCGCCGGGCGGCTTCCTCGAAGATGA
- a CDS encoding NAD(P)-dependent oxidoreductase, with amino-acid sequence MILVTGATGFIGRRLVQLLARERGKEDILCLAHKSSRTAKEESGRENLKALGLAWREVDLLTGEGLSELPKSPRMVLHLASCTDTSEPDHSINDVGTKNLLEAISPLVEGAHFVLTSSIAVNDNRADPARPMTEETPTPERPHHIYGRKKLLTERYLIREARRAGFSLSIVRVCGVFGEGTIDKGLYSSLRRLVLKGSPLTRLNWPGRVSGMHVEDMAYFISQVAALRPPAGEHELYIPSAEALTISQMCAAFHQAHGLPYKVIRLPKIFWKAAALATRPRPLIEKAFPHKLYNKLWQANILVEQGYWNESLKLKRILGDHKTTSFEDFCRKAAREG; translated from the coding sequence ATGATACTGGTTACTGGCGCGACGGGCTTCATCGGACGCAGGCTCGTCCAGTTGTTGGCCCGAGAGCGCGGAAAGGAGGATATCCTGTGCCTGGCCCATAAATCGAGCAGGACCGCCAAGGAGGAAAGCGGTCGCGAGAACTTGAAAGCCCTGGGCCTAGCCTGGAGGGAGGTGGACTTGCTGACCGGGGAAGGGCTCTCGGAGCTTCCCAAGTCCCCTAGAATGGTCCTGCATCTGGCCTCCTGCACGGACACCTCCGAGCCCGACCACAGCATCAACGACGTCGGCACCAAGAATCTCCTTGAGGCGATTTCCCCTTTGGTCGAGGGCGCGCACTTTGTCCTGACGAGTTCCATCGCTGTCAACGACAATCGCGCCGATCCCGCTAGGCCCATGACGGAGGAAACCCCGACGCCGGAGCGGCCCCACCACATTTACGGGCGGAAAAAACTTCTGACCGAGAGGTACCTGATCCGGGAAGCCCGGCGCGCGGGATTTTCCCTGTCCATCGTGCGAGTCTGCGGCGTGTTCGGGGAAGGCACGATCGACAAGGGGCTTTACAGCTCGCTTAGGCGCCTGGTGCTCAAGGGCTCGCCGCTGACCCGCTTGAATTGGCCGGGGCGGGTCAGCGGCATGCACGTGGAAGACATGGCCTATTTCATATCGCAGGTGGCCGCGCTGCGTCCTCCCGCGGGGGAGCACGAGCTCTACATTCCCTCGGCCGAGGCTCTCACCATAAGCCAGATGTGCGCCGCATTCCACCAAGCCCACGGCCTGCCGTATAAGGTGATCCGCCTTCCCAAGATTTTCTGGAAAGCGGCCGCTTTGGCGACCCGCCCGAGGCCCCTGATAGAGAAGGCTTTTCCCCACAAGCTCTACAATAAGCTCTGGCAGGCGAATATCCTGGTGGAGCAGGGCTATTGGAATGAGTCGCTCAAGCTGAAAAGAATCCTCGGGGATCACAAGACGACCAGCTTCGAGGACTTTTGCAGAAAAGCCGCGCGGGAAGGCTGA